AGTCTCGTTCCGGTCGGTCAACTACCCCGACCGCTACCTGCGGCACTACAACTACGCCCTCCAACTCGACGTCAACGACGGCACGTCGACCTTCGCCGGCGACGCCACCTTCTACCGCACGGCGGGCCTCGCGGACGCGAGCTGGACCTCCTTCCGCTCGTACAACAACCCCACGCGCTACATACGCCACTCCAACTACGTCCTGCGTATCGACCCCGTCTCCACCACCACCGAGAAGCAGGACGCGACCTTCCGGGTCGGGTACTGACCACGGAAGGCACCCCCGTGTCGGACGTCTCCGCACTCGGCCGGGCGAGACGCGTCACCGCGCGCGTCCTCGCCCTCGGTCTCGCCCTGGCCGGCCTGACGGCTCTGGCCGACCACGCTCCGTCGGCGTCCCTGACCGCCGAGCCGGTCGCCGTCAGCACCAGCCAGATCGGGGTCGTAAGGCGACCGTCCGGGTCGACGGTCAGTACACGTTCGTGGTCTCCTTCCCGCCGACAGGTTCGGCCTCGACCTACCGGACTGTGTCCGCACTGGCGCACCAGGCCAAGGCCCCGACACCGTGCGCTTCGCGGCGGTCTCCGGCAGCACCGCGCCCGACATCGACGCGACCGGGTCCAGGGCACCCCCGGCACCAACGGCGTGGCCCTCGTCGGCGCCGCCTCGAATCGCTGCGCCGGCCTAAACGGCCAGACCAAGCAGCAGTGGACAATCAACTGACCTGACCTGACCTGCGCCTGGCGTTCGTCCCTGCCCACCGTCCTTGGAACGGTGGGCAGGACGCTCGCGGGGTCGTCCAGGGGGGCGGCGGTCTTCGACGAGGACGGCTTCCACCGGACCGGCGACATCATGGCGTCTTCGTCACCGGCCCGCTCGTCCGGCAGGTCCACGTCCACGGCGACAGCGAGCGTGCCCTCCGCCGAGGCGGTGCGGCAGGCCACCATTCATGACGAGCTCAGGCGGGCGCCGGCCGAGTCACTGCAACTGGTGGCACGACAGGCCGAGTTGGAGCCGTACGGGATCCGCCACGATTTCCGGTCGGGACCGAGCCGTGCAGGCGGTCAGCAGGAGGTGTGCTGCCTGACCTGCGCGAGGCCGGGCCCGGCCAGCCGGTGTTCAGCGCCGACAGCGAGTCGACGTCCAGGTCGGTGATTCCGGGGCCCGACGACCGTCGTTCGCGGTCGGTCCCGCATACCGCGCTGCTGATCGGCGCCCACGGTTCTCTCGGCCGGTTCATGTGCCTCGACTGGCCCGAGCGTCTGTCCGTCACCGGAGGGAGGCTGGTCTGCGTGGTGCGCAACCGTGACGGTGCCGACACCTTCGACAGTGGCGACGCTTGAACTGCCACGCCGCTACAGGGTCCTGGCCGCCCGTCATCTCGACGTGCCATCCTGTGACATCGCCACGGGGGCACCAACCAGCGGTTCAAACTGAACGCGGTGACCGCGCTCGGCAACAGCCACGACTACCAGCTCACAGGTCGCGGCGCTCTCCCTGTCGAACCGCGGACAACGGCGTCCGGCCCCTCTAGTCCTCGATCACCAGCCCCTTCGACGCGAGAAGCGGTTCGAGACCGCACATCTCGATCACGGTCTTCCCAGCCCGGTACGCCGCGATGTACCCGGCCTCGGCGTCCACGCGTTCCTGGGACGCGGCGACCACTTCGGCGACGTCCTCGCGGCGGACGACGACCACGCCGTCGGCGTCGGCGCGCATCACGTCCCCCGGGCGGACGAGTACGCCGCCGACGGTGACCGGCTCGCACATCGGGCCGACGGTCTCCTTGACCGTGCCCTTGATGGACAGGCTGCGGGAGAAGACGGGGAATCCCAGAGCACGCAGGTCCTCGGTGTCGCGGACGCCCGTGTCGGTGATCAGGCCGCCGAGCCCCTTGGCCTGGCAGGCGTTGGCCAGGACGTCTCCGAAGGAGCCCGCCTCCTCGTAGGCGCCGGCGGACACGACGACGACATCCCCGGGGCGGGCGTAGGCGATGGCGGTCTGCAGCATCAGGTTGTCGCGCGGTGCGCACTGGACCGTGAAGGCGGGACCGCACAGAGACATGCGGTGGTCGACCGGCTTGATGACCGAGTCCAGCGCCCCGAGCCGGCCCTGTGCCTCGTGGATGGTGGCCGAGGAGAAGACACGCAACCGCTCGACCAGAGCGGCGTCCGGCCGCTCGAACTTCGTGCTGACGCGGATCATGACGGGCCTTTCAGACGGTTTGGAGCGGCGGACGGGACGCGGGACAGGTCGGAGCAGGCCGTCGCGAGGCGCGCGCATGCCTCGGTGAGGACGTCCGTCGACGTGGCGAACGAGATGCGGAAATAGCCGGGTGCGCCGTACGCGGCGCCGTGGATGACCGCCACCTGCCGGCTGTCGAGCAGGTAGCGGGCGAAGTCCTCGTCGTTCTCGATCCGGTTTCCCGAGGGTGTGAACTGCCCTATGGCGTCCCGGCAGTTGACCAGGAGGTAGAAGCCCCCGTCGGGGACGGTGCAGCTCAGACCGGGGATGTCGTTGACGAGCTTCACCGTGGCGTCGCGGCGTGCCCGGTAGACGCGCACGGTTTCCTCGACGAAGTCCTGCGGCCCGGTGAGCGCGGCGGCAGCGGCGGCCTGGCTCACGGAGGAGGGACAGGAGGAGGTCTGGGACTGAAGTGTGTTGATCGCGGTCACCAGATCCGTCGGGCCCACGCCGTAGCCGATGCGCCAGCCGGTCATCGCGTACGTCTTGGAGACGCCGTTGGTGAGGAACACCCGCTCGCCCAGGCGTGGTTCGACCGCTGCCAGAGACGGGGCGTCCTGGTCGCCGTACCAGATCTCGTCGTAGATCTCGTCGGTGAGGACGCGGACGTGGGGGTGTTTCAGCAACACCTCGGCGAGCGCGCGTAGTTCGGTGGTGGTGTAGGCGGATCCGGTGGGGTTGCCGGGGGTGTTGAGGATCACCCACCGTGTGCGCTCGGTGAGCGCGGCCCCGAGCCGCTCCGGGGTCAGCTTGAAGCCGTCCGACTCGGGGCAGTCCACGATGACGGGGGTGCCGTCGTTGGCGCGGACCATGTCGGGATACGACACCCAATAGGGGGCGGGGACGATGACCTCGTCCCCCTCGTCCAGGGTGGCCATCAGGGCGAGGAAGATGACCTGCTTGGCTCCGCCGCCGACCGTGATCCGCGCGTCGGTGCACTCCAGGCCGTGGCGCGCGCGAAACTTCCCGGCGATCGCGGCGCGCAGGCTCGGCGTTCCGTTCACGGGGGTGTACTTCGTCTCGCCCGCCTCGATGGCCCGGATCGCGGCGGCCTTGACGTGGTCGGGGGTGTCGAAGTCGGGCTCGCCCACGGTCAGGTCGAGGATGGTGAGCCCCTGGCTCTTCAGCTCGCGCACGCGCTGTGCGGCCGCCGTGCTGGGCGAGGGATTGATACGGCGTACCCGCTCTGCCGTGTGCATGTGATCAGCCTTCCCTGCGCTCGAAGTTGAGGCCGCCGGGGACCTGGAAGGTCGGCAGGATCTCGACGTGCCCGATGTTGACGTGCCGGGGCGCGTCGACGGCGAACTCGATGGAGTCGGCGATGTCCTCGGGCTTGAGGGACTCGTAGCCGTCGTAGAACTGCCGCTGGGCCTCCTCCATGTCGCCGAGCAGGCGGCCGAAGATCTCCGTCTCCACGCGCCCCGGGCAGATCTCGGTGACCCGGACCCGGCGGCCGTAGCCGTCGACCCGCAGCTGGCGGGAGAGGGTGTGCACGGCTGCCT
This portion of the Streptomyces canus genome encodes:
- a CDS encoding 4-carboxy-4-hydroxy-2-oxoadipate aldolase/oxaloacetate decarboxylase; the protein is MIRVSTKFERPDAALVERLRVFSSATIHEAQGRLGALDSVIKPVDHRMSLCGPAFTVQCAPRDNLMLQTAIAYARPGDVVVVSAGAYEEAGSFGDVLANACQAKGLGGLITDTGVRDTEDLRALGFPVFSRSLSIKGTVKETVGPMCEPVTVGGVLVRPGDVMRADADGVVVVRREDVAEVVAASQERVDAEAGYIAAYRAGKTVIEMCGLEPLLASKGLVIED
- a CDS encoding aspartate transaminase, whose product is MHTAERVRRINPSPSTAAAQRVRELKSQGLTILDLTVGEPDFDTPDHVKAAAIRAIEAGETKYTPVNGTPSLRAAIAGKFRARHGLECTDARITVGGGAKQVIFLALMATLDEGDEVIVPAPYWVSYPDMVRANDGTPVIVDCPESDGFKLTPERLGAALTERTRWVILNTPGNPTGSAYTTTELRALAEVLLKHPHVRVLTDEIYDEIWYGDQDAPSLAAVEPRLGERVFLTNGVSKTYAMTGWRIGYGVGPTDLVTAINTLQSQTSSCPSSVSQAAAAAALTGPQDFVEETVRVYRARRDATVKLVNDIPGLSCTVPDGGFYLLVNCRDAIGQFTPSGNRIENDEDFARYLLDSRQVAVIHGAAYGAPGYFRISFATSTDVLTEACARLATACSDLSRVPSAAPNRLKGPS